A region of Tigriopus californicus strain San Diego chromosome 7, Tcal_SD_v2.1, whole genome shotgun sequence DNA encodes the following proteins:
- the LOC131884162 gene encoding MYND-type zinc finger-containing chromatin reader ZMYND8-like isoform X1, protein MDMEQSNEPPPQVDPPEVNAESQSGVKVDQNLGALKLAKVNVVLRRCDEEVQESTEPQKPADPGKDAVPSQAEDALEDMEHEILDPDNPGIDAKLIQREGDSALDNPEGGEDSSSESTSSKSGSGKRTSSRLQDPERAAKHKAFLQKVTVATNGSMESFLEQEATKIEAIPPLKRKISPTGAHSDSKRRRSSRNNSAGQDASNDCYCWICHKEGDVICCETCPRVFHLKCIQLENAPTEDWVCPECVLIMTAENMDTRSRAMRLLNVDQLCTLLRHALNRMRSISSIDPFLKPVDLGVFPAYKDYITCPMDLSAIERNIKRKQYGSTEAFLADTKWILHNCIIFNSLSSKLTSIAKTLVKICKHEMQEIENCPDCYMNAHTKKDSWFVAACRIPHLLVWAKLKGFPFWPGKAMRVNAEESVDVRFFGVHDRAWIPLKDVYLYSEEPPVHLKNKKKGNLESCVEEVNMYISNITEKFGSFQHAPPKTPLDPKREEEQIRILYPKCSLPFELGPVRRRTRTYSFSGSERSHSNTPTPSETDYMDDAHSNPPVESQTILEGTKTETEAGQNEANKKEPTDAETPMETTEVDKETKEDAKVKSKDSKDGDETKRSAVSPPCEVSSTTLMSEEEKEKKRKEKLAGLDETESDKDKKTVVKEVAVIAETSETVELEGVLNEDEHENELILDEEEIDDVEETPDDDLEGENESEPSKESSTKEVQEEKQAVSRELEGTEKSSKDDPTPSASPTPASAPEDKKKEAPQSVKEPETKEAPTVSEDVIKSPESMEIDDVEPDAEEILDDDDEAVDPSSLFGSGISISVVGKPVDLPKPALAKPASAKPAPAKTAKQAKPTEQPKVQAPLAVAKEKPVAAQEKPVESPPEVSIGSDISVTIVPKKANSSGPSVDEPPPKKMLRISVKKESELMGTTVVPQPAKDLVNVQSNVGMRSKNVFPRKSTDSNEGDEAKCLGKNPPDPIVTISKVQTIVSKDKESTQTSSMSLLKSSVNNIGQKPTMSSNQPPRIPTSSPILYSVSQTPPNSASVAMSSVGMGMSPMPKTSLAPSSLASILGAPRMNGPSYRNGPGGMPMPHAMQTRPGGPPMPSGMMRMPGPPGPYRGPSPGGPMGMPSLHPRPPTGPLSAPPNIPPTAGPVSEQLHKVATKLVDYMRGSLEDLFRELASKGSHEAHIKSLQLELEKMQWRHQQELAEVKHNADLILLELRQSMESEKQKTLNDIRKQADIDRQKAISETKKKQWCANCGKEAIFYCCWNTSYCDYPCQQAHWPSHMTSCAQNQSNQDDDSPSDNQDQAGGMDPSTAAHFLSRSSGGPPGPSRNAQPMNSRGLQGGPSGMHMNGPMGMNPRFMSQMGLRFPGGVHGGPGGPQPPRGMGQPGVRFPSSYFM, encoded by the exons ATCGACGTCGAGTAAATCCGGCTCGGGCAAGAGGACTTCATCCCGACTTCAGGATCCCGAACGAGCGGCTAAACACAAGGCATTCTTACAGAAGGTCACAGTGGCAACTAACGGCAGTATGGAGTcgtttttggaacaagaagccACAAAAATCGAGGCCATCCCACccttgaagaggaaaatcagcCCTACTGGGGCCCACAGTGACAGTAAAAGAAGACGAAGCTCAAGGAACAATTCGGCGGGACAG GACGCCAGTAATGATTGTTATTGTTGGATATGCCACAAGGAAGGTGATGTAATTTGTTGTGAAACATGTCCaagagtgtttcatttgaaatgtatcCAACTGGAAAATGCACCGACCGAGGATTGGGTGTGTCCAGAATGTGTCTTAATAATGACTGCCGAAAACATGGACACCAG GTCTCGGGCAATGAGGTTACTCAACGTTGATCAGTTGTGCACACTTTTGCGACACGCCCTCAACCGCATGCGTTCCATTTCGTCCATTGATCCTTTCCTCAAGCCGGTGGATTTGGGTGTCTTTCCCGCTTACAAAGATTACATCACTTGTCCCATGGATCTCAGTGCCATTGAGCGCAATATCAAGCGGAAACAATACGGTTCAACTGAGGCTTTCCTAGCTGATACCAAATGGATCCTTCACAATTGCATCATCTTCAATTCGCTCTCATCCAAGTTAACGTCCATTGCCAAAACACTCGTGAAAATTTGCAAGCACGAAATGCAAGAGATCGAGAACTGTCCGGACTGTTACATGAACGCCCACACCAAGAAAGACTCTTGGTTCGTGGCAGCGTGTCGCATTCCTCATTTGTTGGTGTGGGCCAAGCTCAAAGGGTTTCCTTTTTGGCCTGGCAAGGCCATGCGTGTGAACGCCGAGGAAAGTGTCGATGTGAGGTTCTTCGGGGTACATGATAGAGCTTGGATTCCGCTCAAAGATGTCTATTTATACTCGGAGGAGCCACCGGttcatttgaagaacaagaagaagggaAACTTGGAGAGTTGCGTTGAAGAAGTGAATATGTATATTAGCAATATCACAGAGAAGTTCGGGTCCTTTCAACACGCTCCACCTAAAACCCCATTGGATCCTAAACGCGAAGAAGAGCAGATCCGAATCTTGTATCCGAAGTGTTCCTTGCCCTTTGAACTGGGACCGGTAAGAAGACGAACTCGGACCTATAGCTTCTCTGGAAGTGAGCGAAGTCATTCTAATACCCCCACGCCCAGCGAAACCGATTACATGGATGACGCCCATTCTAACCCTCCTGTAGAAAGCCAAACCATTCTTGAAGGTACTAAAACCGAGACGGAAGCGGGACAAAACGAAGCCAACAAGAAGGAACCCACTGATGCCGAGACTCCGATGGAAACTACCGAGGTCGACAAGGAGACAAAGGAGGATGCGAAAGTGAAAAGTAAAGACTCAAAAGACGGCGATGAAACCAAGCGGAGTGCTGTCAGCCCCCCTTGTGAGGTGTCCAGTACAACCCTCATGtcagaggaggagaaggaaaagaagaggaaagaaaaactGGCGGGCTTGGATGAGACGGAATCCGATAAAGATAAGAAAACCGTGGTGAAAGAGGTTGCCGTGATTGCAGAGACCTCTGAAACAGTCGAGCTTGAAGGAGTGTTAAATGAAGATGagcatgaaaatgaacttATCTTGGACGAAGAGGAAATCGATGACGTCGAGGAAACTCCGGACGATGACTTGGAGGGTGAAAATGAATCTGAGCCTTCGAAAGAAAGTTCTACAAAAGAAGTACAAGAGGAAAAACAGGCAGTGTCAAGGGAATTGGAAGGCActgaaaaatcttcaaaagatgATCCAACTCCCTCAGCATCTCCTACGCCCGCATCTGCACCTGaagataaaaagaaagaagctcCACAATCTGTGAAGGAACCTGAGACCAAGGAGGCACCAACTGTTTCCGAAGATGTCATCAAATCTCCTGAGAGTATGGAAATAGACGATGTTGAACCTGACGCTGAAGAGATCcttgacgacgatgatgaagcCGTTGATCCATCAAGCCTTTTCGGCTCAGGGATAAGTATTTCAGTGGTCGGCAAACCGGTAGATTTACCCAAACCAGCCCTAGCTAAACCAGCCTCAGCTAAACCAGCCCCAGCGAAAACAGCGAAGCAAGCCAAACCTACGGAACAGCCTAAGGTTCAAGCTCCTCTGGCAGTGGCCAAAGAGAAGCCTGTGGCTGCTCAAGAAAAGCCTGTGGAAAGCCCACCAGAAGTCAGCATTGGCAGTGACATTAGTGTCACCATTGTTCCCAAGAAAGCCAATTCAAGCGGTCCCTCTGTTGATGAGCCACCTCCCAAGAAGATGCTGAGAATTAGTGTGAAGAAAGAAAGTGAACTCATGGGAACCACAGTGGTACCTCAACCAGCGAAGGACCTGGTGAATGTTCAATCTAACGTCGGTATGCGCTCAAAGAATGTGTTCCCTCGCAAAAGTACCGATTCCAATGAGGGTGATGAAGCAAAGTGCTTGGGGAAAAACCCACCCGATCCCATCGTCACCATCAGCAAAGTCCAAACCATCGTTTCGAAAGATAAAGAGTCGACGCAGACGTCATCCATGTCATTGCTCAAATCATCTGTGAACAACATAGGACAGAAGCCTACCATGAGTTCCAATCAGCCTCCAAGAATCCCTACTTCCAGCCCCATTTTATACAGTGTCTCTCAAACGCCCCCCAATTCAGCAAGTGTTGCCATGAGCTCAGTTGGAATGGGGATGTCTCCAATGCCCAAGACCTCGTTAGCGCCGAGCTCACTTGCCAGCATATTGGGCGCTCCGCGGATGAACGGCCCCTCGTATCGTAATGGGCCCGGGGGAATGCCGATGCCTCATGCCATGCAAACTCGACCAGGTGGTCCCCCTATGCCTTCAGGTATGATGCGTATGCCGGGCCCTCCTGGACCTTATCGTGGTCCATCGCCAGGCGGACCAATGGGTATGCCTTCACTTCACCCACGCCCACCTACAGGTCCTTTGAGTGCCCCTCCCAATATTCCACCCACAGCTGGCCCTGTCTCGGAACAGCTACACAAAGTGGCCACGAAGTTGGTGGACTACATGCGAGGAAGTTTGGAGGACCTTTTCCGAGAATTGGCGTCAAAAGGTTCCCACGAGGCTCACATCAAATCTCtccaattggaattggaaaagaTGCAATGGCGACATCAGCAGGAGTTAGCCGAAGTAAAGCACAATGCAGATCTGATCCTCTTGGAACTTCGCCAATCCATGGAGTCAGAAAAACAGAAGACCCTTAATGACATTCGCAAACAGGCGGATATTGATCGACAAAAGGCGATCTCTGAAACCAAGAAGAAACAATGGTGCGCTAATTGTGGAAAAGAAGCCATTTTCTATTGCTGTTGGAACACCTCGTATTGCGATTATCCCTGTCAG CAAGCCCATTGGCCAAGTCACATGACAAGTTGTGCTCAAAACCAATCAAACCAAGATGATGACTCACCGTCCGACAACCAAGATCAAGCAGGTGGGATGGACCCATCCACAGCAGCTCATTTCTTGTCTCGATCCTCTGGTGGACCACCTGGACCCTCCAGAAATGCCCAACCCATGAATTCCCGCGGTCTGCAG GGCGGACCCTCTGGAATGCATATGAATGGGCCCATGGGGATGAACCCCCGATTCATGTCGCAAATGGGCCTACGCTTTCCTGGAGGAGTTCACGGAGGCCCAGGTGGGCCTCAGCCCCCTCGAGGAATGGGTCAGCCTGGTGTTCGGTTTCCCTCAAGCTACTTCATGTAG
- the LOC131884162 gene encoding MYND-type zinc finger-containing chromatin reader ZMYND8-like isoform X2 translates to MSTEDAKFLPGGTEDEKSLLTPSLRPTMTSDGISIQDNNNSISEDDEVSNENNDEESSHRRRSTRSAGPVSEESTSSKSGSGKRTSSRLQDPERAAKHKAFLQKVTVATNGSMESFLEQEATKIEAIPPLKRKISPTGAHSDSKRRRSSRNNSAGQDASNDCYCWICHKEGDVICCETCPRVFHLKCIQLENAPTEDWVCPECVLIMTAENMDTRSRAMRLLNVDQLCTLLRHALNRMRSISSIDPFLKPVDLGVFPAYKDYITCPMDLSAIERNIKRKQYGSTEAFLADTKWILHNCIIFNSLSSKLTSIAKTLVKICKHEMQEIENCPDCYMNAHTKKDSWFVAACRIPHLLVWAKLKGFPFWPGKAMRVNAEESVDVRFFGVHDRAWIPLKDVYLYSEEPPVHLKNKKKGNLESCVEEVNMYISNITEKFGSFQHAPPKTPLDPKREEEQIRILYPKCSLPFELGPVRRRTRTYSFSGSERSHSNTPTPSETDYMDDAHSNPPVESQTILEGTKTETEAGQNEANKKEPTDAETPMETTEVDKETKEDAKVKSKDSKDGDETKRSAVSPPCEVSSTTLMSEEEKEKKRKEKLAGLDETESDKDKKTVVKEVAVIAETSETVELEGVLNEDEHENELILDEEEIDDVEETPDDDLEGENESEPSKESSTKEVQEEKQAVSRELEGTEKSSKDDPTPSASPTPASAPEDKKKEAPQSVKEPETKEAPTVSEDVIKSPESMEIDDVEPDAEEILDDDDEAVDPSSLFGSGISISVVGKPVDLPKPALAKPASAKPAPAKTAKQAKPTEQPKVQAPLAVAKEKPVAAQEKPVESPPEVSIGSDISVTIVPKKANSSGPSVDEPPPKKMLRISVKKESELMGTTVVPQPAKDLVNVQSNVGMRSKNVFPRKSTDSNEGDEAKCLGKNPPDPIVTISKVQTIVSKDKESTQTSSMSLLKSSVNNIGQKPTMSSNQPPRIPTSSPILYSVSQTPPNSASVAMSSVGMGMSPMPKTSLAPSSLASILGAPRMNGPSYRNGPGGMPMPHAMQTRPGGPPMPSGMMRMPGPPGPYRGPSPGGPMGMPSLHPRPPTGPLSAPPNIPPTAGPVSEQLHKVATKLVDYMRGSLEDLFRELASKGSHEAHIKSLQLELEKMQWRHQQELAEVKHNADLILLELRQSMESEKQKTLNDIRKQADIDRQKAISETKKKQWCANCGKEAIFYCCWNTSYCDYPCQQAHWPSHMTSCAQNQSNQDDDSPSDNQDQAGGMDPSTAAHFLSRSSGGPPGPSRNAQPMNSRGLQGGPSGMHMNGPMGMNPRFMSQMGLRFPGGVHGGPGGPQPPRGMGQPGVRFPSSYFM, encoded by the exons ATCGACGTCGAGTAAATCCGGCTCGGGCAAGAGGACTTCATCCCGACTTCAGGATCCCGAACGAGCGGCTAAACACAAGGCATTCTTACAGAAGGTCACAGTGGCAACTAACGGCAGTATGGAGTcgtttttggaacaagaagccACAAAAATCGAGGCCATCCCACccttgaagaggaaaatcagcCCTACTGGGGCCCACAGTGACAGTAAAAGAAGACGAAGCTCAAGGAACAATTCGGCGGGACAG GACGCCAGTAATGATTGTTATTGTTGGATATGCCACAAGGAAGGTGATGTAATTTGTTGTGAAACATGTCCaagagtgtttcatttgaaatgtatcCAACTGGAAAATGCACCGACCGAGGATTGGGTGTGTCCAGAATGTGTCTTAATAATGACTGCCGAAAACATGGACACCAG GTCTCGGGCAATGAGGTTACTCAACGTTGATCAGTTGTGCACACTTTTGCGACACGCCCTCAACCGCATGCGTTCCATTTCGTCCATTGATCCTTTCCTCAAGCCGGTGGATTTGGGTGTCTTTCCCGCTTACAAAGATTACATCACTTGTCCCATGGATCTCAGTGCCATTGAGCGCAATATCAAGCGGAAACAATACGGTTCAACTGAGGCTTTCCTAGCTGATACCAAATGGATCCTTCACAATTGCATCATCTTCAATTCGCTCTCATCCAAGTTAACGTCCATTGCCAAAACACTCGTGAAAATTTGCAAGCACGAAATGCAAGAGATCGAGAACTGTCCGGACTGTTACATGAACGCCCACACCAAGAAAGACTCTTGGTTCGTGGCAGCGTGTCGCATTCCTCATTTGTTGGTGTGGGCCAAGCTCAAAGGGTTTCCTTTTTGGCCTGGCAAGGCCATGCGTGTGAACGCCGAGGAAAGTGTCGATGTGAGGTTCTTCGGGGTACATGATAGAGCTTGGATTCCGCTCAAAGATGTCTATTTATACTCGGAGGAGCCACCGGttcatttgaagaacaagaagaagggaAACTTGGAGAGTTGCGTTGAAGAAGTGAATATGTATATTAGCAATATCACAGAGAAGTTCGGGTCCTTTCAACACGCTCCACCTAAAACCCCATTGGATCCTAAACGCGAAGAAGAGCAGATCCGAATCTTGTATCCGAAGTGTTCCTTGCCCTTTGAACTGGGACCGGTAAGAAGACGAACTCGGACCTATAGCTTCTCTGGAAGTGAGCGAAGTCATTCTAATACCCCCACGCCCAGCGAAACCGATTACATGGATGACGCCCATTCTAACCCTCCTGTAGAAAGCCAAACCATTCTTGAAGGTACTAAAACCGAGACGGAAGCGGGACAAAACGAAGCCAACAAGAAGGAACCCACTGATGCCGAGACTCCGATGGAAACTACCGAGGTCGACAAGGAGACAAAGGAGGATGCGAAAGTGAAAAGTAAAGACTCAAAAGACGGCGATGAAACCAAGCGGAGTGCTGTCAGCCCCCCTTGTGAGGTGTCCAGTACAACCCTCATGtcagaggaggagaaggaaaagaagaggaaagaaaaactGGCGGGCTTGGATGAGACGGAATCCGATAAAGATAAGAAAACCGTGGTGAAAGAGGTTGCCGTGATTGCAGAGACCTCTGAAACAGTCGAGCTTGAAGGAGTGTTAAATGAAGATGagcatgaaaatgaacttATCTTGGACGAAGAGGAAATCGATGACGTCGAGGAAACTCCGGACGATGACTTGGAGGGTGAAAATGAATCTGAGCCTTCGAAAGAAAGTTCTACAAAAGAAGTACAAGAGGAAAAACAGGCAGTGTCAAGGGAATTGGAAGGCActgaaaaatcttcaaaagatgATCCAACTCCCTCAGCATCTCCTACGCCCGCATCTGCACCTGaagataaaaagaaagaagctcCACAATCTGTGAAGGAACCTGAGACCAAGGAGGCACCAACTGTTTCCGAAGATGTCATCAAATCTCCTGAGAGTATGGAAATAGACGATGTTGAACCTGACGCTGAAGAGATCcttgacgacgatgatgaagcCGTTGATCCATCAAGCCTTTTCGGCTCAGGGATAAGTATTTCAGTGGTCGGCAAACCGGTAGATTTACCCAAACCAGCCCTAGCTAAACCAGCCTCAGCTAAACCAGCCCCAGCGAAAACAGCGAAGCAAGCCAAACCTACGGAACAGCCTAAGGTTCAAGCTCCTCTGGCAGTGGCCAAAGAGAAGCCTGTGGCTGCTCAAGAAAAGCCTGTGGAAAGCCCACCAGAAGTCAGCATTGGCAGTGACATTAGTGTCACCATTGTTCCCAAGAAAGCCAATTCAAGCGGTCCCTCTGTTGATGAGCCACCTCCCAAGAAGATGCTGAGAATTAGTGTGAAGAAAGAAAGTGAACTCATGGGAACCACAGTGGTACCTCAACCAGCGAAGGACCTGGTGAATGTTCAATCTAACGTCGGTATGCGCTCAAAGAATGTGTTCCCTCGCAAAAGTACCGATTCCAATGAGGGTGATGAAGCAAAGTGCTTGGGGAAAAACCCACCCGATCCCATCGTCACCATCAGCAAAGTCCAAACCATCGTTTCGAAAGATAAAGAGTCGACGCAGACGTCATCCATGTCATTGCTCAAATCATCTGTGAACAACATAGGACAGAAGCCTACCATGAGTTCCAATCAGCCTCCAAGAATCCCTACTTCCAGCCCCATTTTATACAGTGTCTCTCAAACGCCCCCCAATTCAGCAAGTGTTGCCATGAGCTCAGTTGGAATGGGGATGTCTCCAATGCCCAAGACCTCGTTAGCGCCGAGCTCACTTGCCAGCATATTGGGCGCTCCGCGGATGAACGGCCCCTCGTATCGTAATGGGCCCGGGGGAATGCCGATGCCTCATGCCATGCAAACTCGACCAGGTGGTCCCCCTATGCCTTCAGGTATGATGCGTATGCCGGGCCCTCCTGGACCTTATCGTGGTCCATCGCCAGGCGGACCAATGGGTATGCCTTCACTTCACCCACGCCCACCTACAGGTCCTTTGAGTGCCCCTCCCAATATTCCACCCACAGCTGGCCCTGTCTCGGAACAGCTACACAAAGTGGCCACGAAGTTGGTGGACTACATGCGAGGAAGTTTGGAGGACCTTTTCCGAGAATTGGCGTCAAAAGGTTCCCACGAGGCTCACATCAAATCTCtccaattggaattggaaaagaTGCAATGGCGACATCAGCAGGAGTTAGCCGAAGTAAAGCACAATGCAGATCTGATCCTCTTGGAACTTCGCCAATCCATGGAGTCAGAAAAACAGAAGACCCTTAATGACATTCGCAAACAGGCGGATATTGATCGACAAAAGGCGATCTCTGAAACCAAGAAGAAACAATGGTGCGCTAATTGTGGAAAAGAAGCCATTTTCTATTGCTGTTGGAACACCTCGTATTGCGATTATCCCTGTCAG CAAGCCCATTGGCCAAGTCACATGACAAGTTGTGCTCAAAACCAATCAAACCAAGATGATGACTCACCGTCCGACAACCAAGATCAAGCAGGTGGGATGGACCCATCCACAGCAGCTCATTTCTTGTCTCGATCCTCTGGTGGACCACCTGGACCCTCCAGAAATGCCCAACCCATGAATTCCCGCGGTCTGCAG GGCGGACCCTCTGGAATGCATATGAATGGGCCCATGGGGATGAACCCCCGATTCATGTCGCAAATGGGCCTACGCTTTCCTGGAGGAGTTCACGGAGGCCCAGGTGGGCCTCAGCCCCCTCGAGGAATGGGTCAGCCTGGTGTTCGGTTTCCCTCAAGCTACTTCATGTAG